A single window of Bacillota bacterium DNA harbors:
- a CDS encoding ABC transporter permease produces the protein MAMHVFRYRLKCLLRDTEMLFWTMAFPILLATMFYVGFGNLIGADASFEPVKVAVVNSPAYQRNPYLKQMLAGLSTPGADQLLDLTVTDEAGAERLLDKGSVAGIITVGDVDDTADPAAGPIRLTVTQSGLGQSILKAILDDYLHASATVSSVLSRNPAAIAELIDRLGSRESYTRQISYSKAMPDTALAYFYALVAMACLYTGFWGMRNTIDLQADLSDQGARRSVAPTHKLTVVLCDWAAAFLICFVEILVLLAYLAFALKIDFGDQIGYILLTCLAGCVAGVSFGTLLGTLFRKSEGAKVAALVGATNVLSFLAGLMFVNMKHIVARSVPILSYINPAALTSDALYSLYVFDDHRRFFLNIGLLCVISAVMCFVSYLTLRRERYASL, from the coding sequence ATGGCTATGCATGTGTTCAGATACAGGTTGAAGTGCTTGTTGAGGGACACGGAGATGCTCTTCTGGACCATGGCGTTCCCGATTCTCTTGGCCACCATGTTCTACGTCGGCTTCGGGAATCTCATCGGGGCCGACGCCTCCTTCGAACCTGTGAAGGTGGCCGTTGTAAACTCGCCTGCTTATCAGCGAAATCCCTACCTCAAGCAGATGCTGGCAGGGCTCTCGACGCCGGGCGCGGACCAGCTGCTCGACCTGACAGTGACCGATGAGGCCGGAGCCGAGAGGCTCTTGGACAAGGGGAGCGTCGCCGGGATCATCACCGTGGGCGATGTCGACGATACGGCCGATCCCGCGGCTGGCCCGATTCGTCTCACCGTGACCCAGTCTGGCCTTGGCCAGAGCATACTCAAGGCGATCCTCGATGATTATCTCCATGCGTCCGCGACGGTTTCCAGCGTTCTCTCTCGGAACCCGGCTGCCATCGCGGAGCTCATCGACAGGCTCGGAAGCCGCGAGAGCTACACGCGGCAGATCTCCTACAGCAAGGCAATGCCCGACACCGCTCTGGCTTACTTCTACGCGCTGGTCGCAATGGCGTGCCTCTATACGGGCTTTTGGGGCATGCGTAACACCATAGACCTGCAGGCCGACCTGTCCGATCAGGGGGCGCGGCGCAGCGTCGCGCCAACCCACAAGCTCACTGTGGTGCTATGCGACTGGGCAGCGGCTTTCCTTATCTGCTTTGTCGAGATACTGGTCCTTCTTGCGTATCTAGCATTCGCCCTGAAGATCGATTTCGGCGACCAGATCGGTTACATTCTGTTGACCTGCCTGGCGGGGTGCGTCGCGGGCGTGTCGTTCGGGACTCTATTGGGCACTCTGTTTCGAAAGTCAGAAGGCGCCAAGGTCGCTGCCTTGGTTGGAGCCACGAACGTCCTCAGCTTCCTGGCGGGGCTGATGTTCGTCAACATGAAGCACATCGTCGCACGGAGCGTGCCCATTCTCTCGTACATCAACCCGGCCGCCCTCACCTCCGATGCGCTCTACAGTCTCTACGTGTTTGACGACCATCGTCGGTTCTTCCTGAACATCGGCCTGTTGTGCGTCATCTCCGCGGTGATGTGCTTCGTGAGCTACCTAACGCTCAGGAGGGAAAGGTATGCAAGTCTTTAG